The DNA segment AGCCTTGTGGCTCTCTGCCAGGAAGCAGCAAACTCACTCTGCGTGTGAAGTTCCGCCCACATCAGCCTATAGCTTATCACAAGACAGTGACCTGTTTACTGCTGCACAGGGtagtctgtctatctgtccgttTGTTGGCTATGTGGAATATCTACTTTCTTATCTCGTTTTCATTTGATTGATAGTGCAGTTCTGCTTTTCTCATTAAAGGAGCCACTGTTTCTGGATCTGATTGGCACCTGTCACTCAGAGCAGTCGAAGCCAGCCGTTTTAACCCCCAGACACTTGAGTATCTACAGAATGAATCTGCTACGAGGGCTCACCTGCTATCCTCCTGACATACTGAGTTCCTTGCTGGATGAACACAAATTAAAACTGGATGATAGCGGAGCATTGCTAATCCAGGAGGTGTGTATTGGTCCATCTGCACTGTGATTTAACATACAATGTTCTTAGAGTTAATTCAAACACACTAACCTCATATTCTCATATCTAATTCACAAAACAATCAGGTACAACacagctaaaaaaaacaaaagataaacaaAGCAAGGATGTGACATCACGTAACACTGCATCTAACTTTCTTTAGATTCCAGCAGAGGACACTGACAAATCCACACTTCTCTTCAACCCACGCAGTCCTCTGGAGGAGTATTTCCACGTTAATTCAGCTCCTGAAGCGGAAACAGAACTTGACAACAGCTCAATCCCCTCCAGATTCCCAACCCCCCATGTTACAGTGCGGCCCACGGAGCTCCTTTTTTATGATGGCCCAGCATCTAAGTCAGTCTCCATCACCAACCACACCAAAGGCAAGATCTGTCTGATTTGGACTCATGGAGCCGAAACCCCTTTCTCTATCTCTCCTCTCTCCTGTGAGCTGGGCCCTCTAAAAAGCACAGCCTTCAGAGTGACATACAGTCCCAACCAGCAGAACGTCTTCCATGCAGCACAACTTGAGTGTTTGACTTTTTATAAGGTAATGTGAGACTAAAGGCTAGAATATACTACATAACATTTAATATCCCCTGTCTGTGAAGCAAATAATTGGAATTTGTGCCAATCATACACTCTttgattttctgtgaaatctgtccAATCAAATCGGCAGACTGGCTCTGATTTTTGGTAACTAGCATCAACTTATCCAGACTGTAATTCAGTGCAAAAGTCatatagtgtattccagccttgaAGTAAATTGATTTGCTGACTTCCAGCAGTCACAGTCTGTCAGTCTGTAAATGGGACATAAAGTGAAGACAAGTTATGGGCATGAATGTTTAGTGTTACAATAGACATGTTACTTGGCTTGAACTTGTTTTTTGTCATCCCCAGGTTCTGAGGGATCATAAAAATGTGGAAGATCGGACTTTGTGCCCACCCTGGTGCCTTACAGTCAGGGTGAGCGGTCACTCGTTTCAGGCTGGAAAAGAGCACTTCATTCCCAACTTTTCTCTTCAATACCCTAAAGTAGTGAGTCTGACATCTGTCATCATAATTTGTAATCATTGGAAAAATACCGTATGTGAATATACATAAAAGGTTTTGACATAATCCATCTCCTATCAGGTATTCCCAGCACTGAGACAGGTTGCATACCGCAGTATTCTCCTGCAGAATACAGGGGACCTGCCCTTGATCTTCAGACTAGACCCAGAGGAATGTCCATCTGTATGCGTGCTGCCACCCAGTGGTCTGGTTCCATCAGGCAGCCACCAGATCCTCACATTCAGATGCACTCCATCACCGGATCACCCTGCCAGTATCCCTTTGACATTACATCTGAATGCCAGCCCCAAACACTCACAGGTCAACACCATCTCCTACATATCATTAAGATTGTAATTTGCCACACTGAGTGATTGAAGGTCATGACAATTGATGGAACGTCATGAGAAACAAATCCAGTTTACTAGAATAGCctagatagaataaaaaaaagattcattttttttacagattcaTTCTGTGTTGTTTCAGCAGATTATTTGCCAAATGAAAGTTTCTAAATAGTAGTTTTTAAGGCATTGAATAACATACCTAAAGAGGTGTATAGTAGCAAAATACAAATACTTATTGTATTACTTGGAAATTATTTTCTTTAGTAtgaatatttttgttgaattattttGTTGAGTTACTGAGTTTATGACTGTATGGACACAGACACATTAGGCATAACTGTCTGACTCTATTTCATTAATTGggaaattaatttttacatttaaaaattaataattcaatattgAAACATAAAGTGATGGCTTAACAATGATCTAacaaaagtatatttattcattaaccaAGATTAACAAGAGACCCCAATGTTCTGCTGAAAGACTCTTTAGAAGAGTTTATGAAGttaaactgtacatttaatactaaaagtagttttaatttcAATTACATTTACTTAAGTATTTTTCTGAATAGCTAGTTACCAATACTTTTATTAAAGTGTGACACTGCCTGTCTGGAAATCTGATTAAAACTAAGGATTCTGAATCTTTTGTAGGTATTGAATGTGGTTGCTGTAGCAGAGAAGCTTTCCATGAGTGTGGAGGGGGACAGCAGTCTGTTCTTTCAGCCCACAGCCATGGGCACCTGCTCCGAGAGAACCCTGTGGGTGAGGAACCTGAGCAGAGTGCCTGTGGAGTTCAAGTGGAGGCTGTGTGGATCTGACCGAAGGGTTCTGACTGTACTGCCGGACACAGACACACTCCAGCCCAATGAATCGAAGGTAAGGCTGCAACATGATTGTGGTTTTTTGAGAATTATTAAAGAAGTATTTGTTTGCTTTCAGGTACAGAAGTGGTCCTTTGCCCCTATAGAGGAGATGATGTACATCATGAAGCCCAGTCTCACTTTCTGGCCTGTCCAAACGCCACAATGCAAGAAGTCCAGGCTTACCATTAAAGCTCTTGGATTGGCATCCAAAGGGTCTCTCCAGGTGTGTTACCTAAATGGAATAAAGAACTAATCTAATCATATGTACAATGGAGTGCATATTATATACATTGCATTGGGATGGGTTGTGCACACTTTCctgtaatatttgtataataaaagtGACAttacttgtttaatttatttatttatttattttttcataggcAGAGTATCCTGTTATAGATCTTGGTGAGGTTCTGGTGGGAAGCTGTAAGTCATTTGATGTCCCTCTACTGAACAACAGCCCCTGTGCTGTCAGCTTCTCTCTGACCACAAAGCAGAGCATCACAGTTACAGGCCTCCCTGAAGATATGACTCAAGCTCCTTTGGGTTGGAGACATTATCAATTCACTATTCTTAGAAATGTTTGTACTGCCATTGCCAGTGTCTCACTTTAAATGCTTCGCTGTCTATATTCAGGCATGTGCAAATTATGTACATACTATTCAAAAGATGctttatttaacaaggatgcattgATCAACTTTTGATGAGAACttttagaatgtaaaaaaaaattgattttaaataaatgctattttttttttttttttttagttttttttttagtttttattcatcagagattcctggggaaaaaaatccagaaaaatataaggcagtacaactgttttcagcattgataataaacagaaatgtttgctatcacataaataaattacagtttaaaacatattcagatagaaacatttattttacatttgaatttttcacaatattaccgtttttacCTCTTATCCACCCCAAGACTTTGAAAGGTAGTGTAGTTGTTTTATGTTATACCGTTGATAGCTGTCAAGTCAGtctgtattatttattcattttttaagtaAGCTTTACTTTTTCAGTTCTGGAGATGGAGAATGCAAGTGGAACCATACCTGCTGACTGCAGGCTAGCGATCCGCTGCACAGTGAAACCGGCGTGCAGGGCCCATTACTGCTGGACCATCAGTTACCACATCCTCAATGCTCCTGGTAGCGTACAGAGAAAACAGTGCTGTTTATGCTTTCAACTGTGATTCTAGTGTTTACTTGGCATTAAACCTTAGTGCAACACCTTACCTGCTGCAATATTCCAGCACAATTAGCCACCACTAACCAGAATAAACCAGCCTGCACCAGCATGGAAAATACATGCTGGTATTTTCAATTGGGTTATTAAGACAATGTCACGTTTTGTATATTTGAGAAAATAGCTATGAGTAAATGTCACAATATAATATGCTTTTTCTGGTTGCCAGGCTGTGGGGGAGTAGACCCACAATCCGTTTGCCATGTCCAGGCTGAGGGAGTGTACCCCACCCTGGAGGTGATGGATGCCCGTAGCTGTGGCAGTGTGGAGGGACTTAGTAAACTACAGCTCTGGCGCCTCTTTAATCTGGATGCACTCAACACTTATCTACGCAGAGAACCCAGTCCATCTGAGCTCACCTTCAGGGTGCCCACTAGACACAGGCAATAATTTATACACACAGCcatttttattttgcttcaatTAAAACACTGATAAATTCAGAGATTTCTTTTTCTTCAAATTTCTTTTGATAACTATTAAAACCTTCTGCAGTTTTCAACGTTGCCCTTCCATCTTCACCTCAGCCATGTTGGATTTTAGCTTCAGTGCTGCTCCCCTAGGCTCAGACCCCTCCAGTATTCTGCTTTTGTTTAAGAACCCAGGAAGTATTCCTGTAGAGTGGTGAGCATCCATAACTTTATCTGCCTATATGGTATGGTAGCAAATAAAGTCATGCAGTATGAAGAAATGATCAAAATGGTTGTTCTCAGGTCATTCTTGCTTCCAGAGGACCAGCAGATTGAACTGGAGTATTGGGCTGAGTCTGGAGATTTCAGTCCATCTGAGCTCCACCTGATGAAGATTCAGGACAACAGGCTCTTCTCCGTCTCCCCACGCTCTGGTAAACTCCTCCCCGGCCAACAGAAGACAGTACAATTCACATACAGGTCAGGAATGTGCACAATAGTGCTTTTTTTACACTGAAGTGTTGTTTAGTGAGGCACAGAAAACTATAAGGCACATGCTTCTCTCCCAGACATGACTTTGTGGGGACAGATCGTCTTCCTGTCTTGTTGAAACTTTTACATGGAAGAGAAATACTGGTGAGGCAAATGATTATTGTCATTGCACCACATacatcattttaaaaattattaatgcagaaagaatcttgatttttttttttttcagatgaattTCATAGGAGTAACTGTGGAAAGAGACAGACACTACATTTACCTCGCCTCCAACCGGCACATCTTTTCCCCGGTGGCAATTGGAGGGTTCAGTCCCCCCAAACAGGTTTGTAGGCCTATTACCTGAACTGAGATTTTCCCTGAAAGCTGTTTTCATTAGCTGTTGAATTTGTATGATACACTTTTTGTCTATTATAGACTATTaagtatatcatattatattgtattatatatacagtGCCTTGTGAAAGTATTTATAaattttcattcattaattttttcaCGTTTTGTTATGCTGCTGTTATGTTAAACTGTTTTTTTACCCCACATCAATCTTCACTCCATAAACCATAATGGTAAagcaaaaaactgtttttaaacatctattaaaaataaaaaacttaaaagatTCCATTGCATAAGCATTCATACCCTGGGACAATTGAAATTTAGCTCAGgagcattcattttatttatagatGTTACTACTGTACACTTTGAGTTAACCTGTGGCTAATTCAGTTGAATGggtatgatttggaaaggcacacacaTCTTAATAAAAGGTCCAACAGCTGATAATGCATATCAGAACAAACACCAAGCACTGATATCAAAAGAACTGCCTGTAGAACTCGGAAACACAGGCCACTCATCTGGggaagagttcagaaaaaaatCATGCTTCATTGAAGGGTCACAGAAGCATGTAGCCTTTGTTACACTTAATGGAAGAAATTTTAAACAACCAGGACATTTCCTAGAGCTGGCCTCCTGGACAAATGGTCTATGATCATAAGTGGAGAAatctacagaaggacaaacatcactgcaacactccaCCAATATGGGCTTTatcaaagtccttttaggcaagtgctgccactcggccgccatcttggcaacgcctctgggcagctatttcagaataacaagaccaggctcctatctaaatgaatgggcagagagtcagaactgcactttcaatggtcaccgggacataaaaactgcatgtatagaaatatgataaaaatcagATAAAACCAAAATAAGGTTCAAAAACGCCTTTTTCGCCACAGGTTAGACTTTTACTATGCATTTGCTAGGGTTCACGACACCAGCTTAATTTAAGTCTCTATACAGAGTGACGGTGTCATTTACTTAGAATGTAAGGTAACATATTTGTGGTCgatataaaatgctttaactgGTAGTCCGGTGCCTTCCTACTGTATGTGGATTCCATCTGATCTTGCAGACACCACAACTCGCTGTCACCATATCGTCTCCGCTGTTGCAAAACCTCAATATGTGCATGCGTCAGTGGagccagacgataggcttaaatgtttcccagcTTGACTGTTAatagcagatgattggctttccagtaggaggggcgggacatgtgcatacaaccgccatttttgccgttacgggttttccttatatagttgtatagaggattgaggaagtggcatgtctcttataaattgtctctggcTTTATGGCTGTGTGGCAAGACTCAATCCTCTCCTCAGTGAAGACTACTGAAAACACACTTGGAATTTACAAAAAAGCACCTAAAGGACCCTCAGACTATGAGAAGCTatattctctggtctgatgaacctcaattCTAAGCATCAAGTTTTGAAGGAAACCagctctgctcatcacctgcagagtaaCATCCCAAAAGTAAAATATGCTGGTAGCAGCCTCGTGCTGTGGGGCCAAAATATTGAGTTAGCCTTAATGAAAACCCAGTCCAGAACATTCGGAACCTCAGACTGGGCAAAAATCTCAatttccaacaggacaatgaccctgAACACGCAGCAAAAGTGGCTTATAGACAACTTTGTGAATGTCCTTGGGTGGACCAGACAGAGCCTGAGCTTGAACCAAttcaaatatttctggagaaaccgGAAAATGTGCATCTGCCCTCATCCAACGTGACAGAGCTTTAGAGGTGAACATTTGAGGGGAAGAATGGCAGATGGTTGTGAAATGCTGATGAGCAAAGTTTGTCGCATCAAACAAAAAAGACTTGAGCAATCGGGGTTCAGTCTTTCCCCAGTTTGAAGCTGAACAAAATGTTTCCAATTAGACCCAAATAACTTCGGACCAGTCCTCAACTCTACACACTATGCTCCTCAGCAAAGATTAGTCTAGCCTTTTAAATCTTTCTGCTGATGAAAGATTTGGTCACTGCAGGGTGTGCTTTCAGTCAAACTACTACAAACTGTTAAATGTGCAGAGACCAATCCTAACCCTGATCAGCACTTAACTGGTAAGTAATTCCAGTTGCAGTGTTGAACTGATTCCCCACTGAGATTCTCTACATTATCCTGTCCTCTCATGCATTTGTCTTTTGTGGACAGCCTAATGGTTAgggagttggacttgtaacctgaaggtcacaggttcgagtctcggtgctggcaggagttgtaggtgggagggagttaatgaacagcgctctccTTTATACTGTGCTTCAGAATATATCTAATGCaagaaatatgcttaaaaaaCTGAGCTTTTACACCTGTTCGGATAACTTCAAATAGGACTAAACAGTGACCTTGACATATATGAAATTGTTGGTttttctctaattttgatctaCACAGACTATACAGTATTTGTAGTTAATTGTTGTTGATTTATATGCTGTTGGCCCTCAGTATATAGGGTGTATTTTAAATGGCTCTCaatgataagaaaaaaatatatatatgtttcccCAAATGGTTTAGTTACAGTATCTATGTACCAGAAGTGGCTAAAAAGGTCATGCTAACCAACCAAAGGGGACCTAAAATTATCATTATTCTTAACCAGGTAAATCACCTACAACTGGAAAAGTCATGCAGATTTATTAATGAGAAGGAATGGGATCCCTGAAGATCATTCAGAACATAAAACGTCTGAATTTGAAACTTGAAGTGTTCATAGATTATTGTTGTGCAGAAGTAGGGGGCTTGGAGTCAAACATTTTGAAAACCTTATAggataaaatgcttttaaaataaatatattcattgtTTATGTATTGGCAGGTCCTTACAGTCATCTACTAGATatcatgtgtttatttttaatggtCACAGATGTGCTAAATGCTTAATCTGCACAGGTGTTTGAGTTGTATAATGCAGGCGCTCTTCCGCTGAGATACCACGTCGACACCACTCCACTGGAGGAGCTGATGGAGGAGAACTTTAGTCACCCAGTCTTACAGTGTCTGAACCCTGGAGGAGAAGTGGAACCAGGCCACACTGCCCTGGTGGAGTGGATCTTCTCCCCACTGGAGGCTAAAACATACAGTGTTAGTTACTCCACAATAACAtccgcttaaaaaacattttttgttaatgtCCCTGCTAGCAAAAACTTGTTTTTGTCTGAAAAGAAATTACTGTCTACATTAATATGCAAACCAATAAGTGTTTTATACTGAGTTTGGTGTACAATTCCAGGTGGATGTACCTATACACGTGGTGGAGGGGGACAGTATGTTTGTAACCTTTGAGGGCCAAGGCTTTGATGAAAGAGAGGCAGAACCCATTCAGATACAAGATGGGCGTATTACTGTGCCTTGCACTCAAAGAATCCCAGTACCTGGACAAGTAAGAACGTGCTTGATGAAAAAAAGCCATATATAAGGAGTGTTCCATGTGAAATGGAAGCCAAAATTTTCCATCTCTTTCTTTGCGAATAGGTGGTGTTCCTGTCAGAAGAGAGAGTGTGTTTTGGTGATATCCCAGTGGGCTCTCGTAGTACACGCATCCTTTTTTTGACCAATGTCTCACACACAGACCAAGTGTTGTATAAATGGAATAGAACAAGCACAGAATGCCAACAGGTATGTACATTGTAGTGCAAAAGTCATATGGGCCACGTTTATGGTGCTTTCATTAAGTTTTTTGAAGCTTGACAGAAGTGAAATGTCACTGTGGAACATTATGTGCAAAACAACTGCGTGAGTtttcagactttttttattttgtgtgcaaaCAAACTGATACAATATATAATTGATCAGATATTATGGTCAGTCTACTCAGTGTATTGATTAATTGCATGTTTTCATATGTTTGTTACACTGTGCATAGACTGTATATATCCGTCCTGAGAGTGGCCGTCTGGCACCAGAGGAGAGTGTTCTCTGCATCCTGACAATACAGGACTCAGGCAGCCCCACTTTCTATCAGCAAGACCTCGTCTGTGAGGTGACGAATACACCAatgaacacacatgcacatagaaAACACATAcagtgtgtatttaaaaaaaggcaAACTACCATTTAAATGTATGGggtcagtaattattattatttcatttatagaaatctCATATGTTCACTATGACTGCATTTATCAgctgtcacacgatccttcagaaataattctaaaatgctgatttggtgttgaTTTAAGAAATATGTCTtatgatcaatgttgaacactgttgtgttgcttaatatttctgtggtaaCAAAGGTAAATTTTTTCCAGAATACTCAGAATACTTTTTACAGAATGGTTGTTCGCTGTCTTTGTTAGATAACTCTTGTAAAGAAGCTTGCACAGTATCACAAAGACCTTCGACAGTGGGAggaagagacagaaagacagaaatatgAGTTTACTATCACTGAGAAAGACCTGATACAGACAAACCAACTGCATAAATGCTCTCAGGTCAGAAAGACACATTTTAGACTTTTAACATTAACAATCATACTTTCACATTTTATTCACTTTatcaaaacattgtttaaaaaaaactaattgactTCCTCAGGAAGGTGCAGTACTGGAACAGAAAACTGTCACAAGaaaatacaaggtaactacaccTGAAAAATGACAAATGAGTCTTATTTACAAGTAATGTAACACTTTCACATTTTGAGTTGCAGTCAGCTGAAGCAGTGTTTCTGTGCACATTATATTTGTAAGTGAGAGACCAATATTTTGTTTCTCATGTGGCAGACTCTTCCACCCATTCGTAGCAGTGATCAAGCTGTGAGCGGTCCCTCAGTGAGACCCAGTCGTGCTGAACAGAGGGCTCAGCAGCAGACAGGCCATGAAAGGAGAAGACGTCCTGAGCCTCCTCGTCCTGCAATACTGCATTTAGGTGTCACCGCGCGCTCTCACAGCCTCATGGAGTATCAGACACATTTCCCCACACAATTCAACATTCATTACATCAACAGGTACAACTGGGTGCAAAAATTTCAaatctgtaaatgttttatttaaacctGGAGATAAACAGTGAGTAAGgattaaaaattaataacaagTCTGACATGAGGATggttattttagcattatattTCTTTCAGGTCTAGGCAACCCAAGCTTTTTCAATCTGGGACAGGTGAGAGCTGCCATTGTCCTGCAGACCTGCCCCCACTTCCTCTGGGTCCAGAGAGAGATGTCATCACACTCGTGCTCACCTCTTTACTACAGTATGACtttcaattttttattaatacaattctgttttgtttgtttctttgtttaaaaatgaatactttttattGAGAGAGATGCATTAACTTTTGATGCATtgataaagatatttataatgttacggaAGATTGCATTCCAAATAGAACTTTTATTCCTTAgagaaccatgaaaaaaaaaaagttccacaaaaatattaagctgcaaaacTGTTCTAAAAACAAATAgttaatcagaatattagaatgatttcttaaggatcacatgacactgaagactggaggaatgatgattttgcgatcacaggaataatttacattttaaaatatattcaaatata comes from the Carassius gibelio isolate Cgi1373 ecotype wild population from Czech Republic chromosome B9, carGib1.2-hapl.c, whole genome shotgun sequence genome and includes:
- the cfap65 gene encoding cilia- and flagella-associated protein 65, translated to MLTDHPVNPLNSGIPFGVIHNPHRKRVSRLRSRSPLKRTLNCFFGVETWAELVWEGWEPGREYTKSLFLRSIHGKLQKLTFRPPASKFFSTPFPQTILLSPGTSYSLPVTFQPLENCEYTDTIEFQGKEGIFLVSLRAVIPHHALEVPDTVMLLPCAAQHSSQTSFLFRNSSKLQTGFRWFVDTPFQLSPETGQLKPGEECRVTVEFKPQQALVYQAEACCAFGDDGESSCTVLLRGLSKYPHLQISSMGQEEGCKVLEFGSVTVGDSLERHFEIYNLSTVSTTFSLSWLRRPALMESVFFCEVHEGKIAPNSVLKVPVCFSPLTVDSISVDYLSLTCPGAVSKDLLKVSGTCIGPIVSLNTSVLDFGCVEEGTEVTHNVQIINSSAVLAHYQFDVDTGSHSVFSIDKPCGSLPGSSKLTLRVKFRPHQPIAYHKTVTCLLLHREPLFLDLIGTCHSEQSKPAVLTPRHLSIYRMNLLRGLTCYPPDILSSLLDEHKLKLDDSGALLIQEIPAEDTDKSTLLFNPRSPLEEYFHVNSAPEAETELDNSSIPSRFPTPHVTVRPTELLFYDGPASKSVSITNHTKGKICLIWTHGAETPFSISPLSCELGPLKSTAFRVTYSPNQQNVFHAAQLECLTFYKVLRDHKNVEDRTLCPPWCLTVRVSGHSFQAGKEHFIPNFSLQYPKVVFPALRQVAYRSILLQNTGDLPLIFRLDPEECPSVCVLPPSGLVPSGSHQILTFRCTPSPDHPASIPLTLHLNASPKHSQVLNVVAVAEKLSMSVEGDSSLFFQPTAMGTCSERTLWVRNLSRVPVEFKWRLCGSDRRVLTVLPDTDTLQPNESKVQKWSFAPIEEMMYIMKPSLTFWPVQTPQCKKSRLTIKALGLASKGSLQAEYPVIDLGEVLVGSCKSFDVPLLNNSPCAVSFSLTTKQSITVTGLPEDMTQAPLVLEMENASGTIPADCRLAIRCTVKPACRAHYCWTISYHILNAPGCGGVDPQSVCHVQAEGVYPTLEVMDARSCGSVEGLSKLQLWRLFNLDALNTYLRREPSPSELTFRVPTRHSFQRCPSIFTSAMLDFSFSAAPLGSDPSSILLLFKNPGSIPVEWSFLLPEDQQIELEYWAESGDFSPSELHLMKIQDNRLFSVSPRSGKLLPGQQKTVQFTYRHDFVGTDRLPVLLKLLHGREILMNFIGVTVERDRHYIYLASNRHIFSPVAIGGFSPPKQVFELYNAGALPLRYHVDTTPLEELMEENFSHPVLQCLNPGGEVEPGHTALVEWIFSPLEAKTYSVDVPIHVVEGDSMFVTFEGQGFDEREAEPIQIQDGRITVPCTQRIPVPGQVVFLSEERVCFGDIPVGSRSTRILFLTNVSHTDQVLYKWNRTSTECQQTVYIRPESGRLAPEESVLCILTIQDSGSPTFYQQDLVCEITLVKKLAQYHKDLRQWEEETERQKYEFTITEKDLIQTNQLHKCSQEGAVLEQKTVTRKYKTLPPIRSSDQAVSGPSVRPSRAEQRAQQQTGHERRRRPEPPRPAILHLGVTARSHSLMEYQTHFPTQFNIHYINRSRQPKLFQSGTGESCHCPADLPPLPLGPERDVITLVLTSLLQSLLDEPQFQQSLVEGDNEQVPYFTQLRPAPTLPTQTQPRSATGNQSPVEMSSVSSVSPEETYTGNCSTADRPKTESVQESLKEVQEEIKMKVQESIRRLPEFSDLVEDILLNTLQNLMMEAFLGELVLTTRPRIITLPPSSSRKNSLGSNRQSRAELKNNREQMRPLVTSQTPFMSTGATVSNLEPEQQRAILH